A window of Maioricimonas rarisocia genomic DNA:
TCACGGAACCGAACTGAGCGACATTCCGGGGCTCACGCTGCCTAATCCGGAAGAGTACCGGACACGGGTCATGCCGCAGCAGGCCCTTTTCATGCGGACGGACTCGGACGGGATTTACACGTTCTGGGTCGGGCCAGGCAGATACTCGCTGCGGGGGCCGGTGCAGGTTTCGTCCGGGAACGGCATCCACGAATTTGAAGTGACAGATGAAGAGGAACTGTCGTTCAACTTTCGCATGTTGCGACCGCCGGTGGGACGACTGACGGGACGCGTGGTGATGGGTGATCCTCCACGTCCCGTTCCCGACGCACGGATTGAAGCCGTCCACCGGCATCCGCGCGTTCATGGCGACCTGAAATACAAGGTTGACGGAGAGGGGCGTTTCGATTTCGAGCGTCAGCTTGTGCCGATGACGCTGTACGCCCGCACCGAGGATGGAACGTTCGCGGGAATCGTCGAGATCGGGCCGGACGAAATGGCGGTCACCATCCCGCTGCAACCGACGGCCGCCGTCAGGGGACGCCTGGTCGACGGGCAGACGAAACAGCCGGTTGCGGGGCGAAATCTGGTTTGGGGCGTCCAGGTCTTCGAGGGAGAAAAGATGCGGTCACCTTTCCGGCATTGCTTTGGCGGGGGGATTCAATCCGCAGAGGATGGTACGTTCACGCTGTTCCCACTGGTGGTGGGCCAGACGTACGACCTGACTGGGAGATATCCGAGCGGCAACCTGAGATTTCTGACCGAAATCCATGCGGAGGACGGTTCACTGATCGACCTGGGTGACGTCGAACTGAAGCCGGAACCGGAACCATACCGACCGCCGACCATTGAAGAACGGATTGCCCAGGCGTTCGCGAAAGATGCCGACGAGCAGCTTGCCAGCGCCCGGCGGGACATCCCGTTGACGATGCAGAACCTGCTGGTCCTTTTCGGCGATCCGACTGGAGACGCAGTCCGGCAGTTCTACGAGCTGCGGTACGACAGCAGCAACCGGGACATGCGGACGGCGACGTACGAGTACCGCATCGTCGCGGTCTCGGCGGCCGGCGATCAACGAGCAAAGGCGGACGACGTCGCGAAGTCGCTCGGCGTCAACCTCGACGACGGCCGGGCGGCATTCTTCGGTTGTGTGGTCGATCCGGATGGTTCACTGCTGGCGACCGTCGAAGCGGCTGAGCTGTCGACGGAGGGCGAGATGGATGCCGCGAAAGTGCTCGGTTTTCTGGAAGCGCACCGGCCGCCGCGCCGCAACGCTCACGAGCTGCTCGAGCAGGCGCTGGCGACTGCGAAGGCGGAGAACCGCCGGGTGATCATCCAGGAGACGGCGACGTGGTGCGGCCCGTGCATCGCTCTGTCGCGGTTCCTCGATGAGCACCGCGAGGTGTGGGAGAAGGACTACCTCTGGATCAAGCTGGATCATCGCTGGGAAGGCAGCCGGGAGATTGCGGACAGGCTTCGCGACGGTGCTTCCGGCGGAATCCCCTGGTGGGCGATTCTCGATGCGGATGGGGAGAAGCTCGTCACTTCAAACAAAGACGACGGCGATAACATCGGGAATCCCAGCAGTCCCTCGGGGCAGGCACACTTCCGGATCATGCTGAACAAAACGGCGATCCGCATGACTGAGGAGGAGATTGACGGGCTGATCGAAGCACTGCGCGAGCGGTAGCCGCGCAGGGATCAAGCTGTGCGGGCCCGGGTGAAACGCAACGTGCATCGGGTCTTTATCGTGACCGTTGTCGTGGCTGCGGTCGGGCTGGCGCTCGCGTTGTGGCCCGGCTGGCTCGAGATCGTGCTGCTGGACCTTCCGTTCGTCTGCGCAGCGCTGCCGGTCATCGCAGTCTGGCTGCTCCTCGTCATGGGGCTGGCGATGCATGAGCTGCTGACACTGGCGAGCCGGAGCGGATGGCTGTGGGGGCTGTGCTCCGTTGCCGTTCTTGGCGTCATGGTCATGATTCTCTGGCTGCGCGTCCCACAGCGAGCAGGCCTGGCGATGTGTCTCGGGCAGCTGCGACCACTGACGGTCGACGCCCCGGTCAACGAATCCGGTGGCACGAGGAGTGACGTGCGTCTGGGGCCATACCGGGTGGATCGATACGGCGGGGATGCCAGGGGCGGCGTGTTCTTTCGCACCGCCGACGGACCGGACGGGCTTGGGCCGGATCGGATGTCGTACGGATTTGCGTTTCGGCCGAATGGTGAGGGGAGCCCCTTCGGCAATGCCGCGTATCGACAGCAGCAGTTGACGGACGAGTGGTACACGTTTGCGGCGTCGAATGACTGGTAACGACTCGATGATCGGTGAGTCCCCGGAACCGCTGATGGTGCGCAGGCGGGAGTTCTCCTGAGTAGGATTGACGTCGCCGGGAGTTCCGCGTAGTTTCAGTGTCGCGCGGATTCATTCTCTTCTCCGCGGAGTGTTCTCATTTCGGACATACTTGCGGGCCCGATGACGTTCTCTCTCTGATCGTTTGTCCGGTCACGATTCTTCTTTTCTCTGCCGGTTCCGGCACGGGGGTTACCTCATGCGCACTCATTCTCGCTCATGTTCGCGTCAGCGTGGTTTCACGCTGATCGAACTGCTGGTCGTCATCGCCATCATTGCGATCCTGATCGCGCTGCTGCTTCCGGCAGTGCAGCAGGCTCGTGAGGCGGCCCGCCGCTCTCAGTGCAAGAACAATCTCAAGCAGCTCGGTCTGGCACTGCACAACTACCACGACATCCATCGGACGTTTCCTCCGGCCAATGTCGTCGGCTCGGCCTGGATCAACTCCTGTCCGGAAGGACAGTGCGGTCACTGGGGGTGGGGCGCGATGATTCTGCCGCTGCTTGACCAGGGGCCGACCTACAGTCTGCTGGAAGTCGGGGACGTCCCGCTGCCGACGGCCACTTCGGATGCGGTCAAGCTGGAAGCGATGCGGAAGTCGCTGGCCGTGTTTCGCTGTCCCTCCGATGTCGGCCCGCAGACGAACGGCGAACATCGCCTGCCGACGATCTCCGGCGGGAATGCCGACTGCACGTCCGGGGGCTGCGTCGACACGGCGACTTCGAACTATGTGGCCGGCAATGACAGCTGGAACCTGGATCGCGACCAGTGGAACGGCTTCATGGGACGCGTGAATCGTCTCGGCTCGGCATCGAATCCGTCCGGCAAGGCCGCCACGCTCAAGGTCTCCGACATCCTCGACGGGACCAGCAACACGATCGCAATCGGTGAACGGGCCTACCGGATGGGCGCCGCGACGCTGCGTGCCGGCGTCATCTACGGCCAGAACGGCGATACCGGCGACCACAACCGGCAGGGGCAGGTGTACACCATGGCGGCCGGTCGGTGGAAGATGAACGACACGTGCGGAAACTGCGGTCGCGGGTTCTCCAGCATGCACGAGGGTGGCGCACACTTTCTGCTGGCGGATGGCTCGGTGCAGTTCCTCAGTGAGAACATCGACCACAACAACGCCGACGGGACGATCGACAGTACGTACGAACGGCTGATCGCTGTCGCGGACCAGCAACCGGTCGGCGAGTTCTGATCGACGTCACGGCTCACATCGGCTCACATCGGCCCGGTATGGCGGCCTGCTGGCTGGCATCGATCGGCACCGCCCGAGTCCATGCTGCGCGCGGTCGCCGCGCCGGTTTCTTCCCTGCATACACTCTTGAGCGAATAGTTTCTGATCATGTCAATACGCCGGGAAATCCTTCTGTGGAGTACGGTTCTGCTGCTGCCGCTTGCTGTCGGCTGCGGCGGGACTTCCGACCAACCGGAACTGGGAGAGGTGACCGGCGTCGTGACGCTCGATGGTGAGCCGCTCGCGGATGCGCGGGTCGTTTTCTCGCCGGTCGAAGGGGGCCAGTCGTCTGAAGCGACGACCGATGCTCAGGGAAAGTACGCGCTGGTCTATCGGGGTGAACAGATGGGGGCGAAGATCGGCGAGCACAAGGTCTTTGTGAGCACATTTGAAGAGGCGGTGCTGGACGACTTCGGCAAGCCGACCGGTGGCCGGGAAGAGCTTGTGCCCGAGCAATACAACAGGAGCAGTACGCTGACAGTCGAGGTGAAGCCGGGCGACAATGAGATCCCTCTCGACCTGAATTCCTGATCGGCCTGCGTGGCATTCGGAAGCGGCCGGTGCGGGCTGGGATTGCGTATGACCGGAAACGATTGACGATCGACCTGCGACTTTACTACCCTCGTATCAACGCGGCGTTATTCTCTCCGCCGTTTCCGATGTTTTCTCGACATCACTGCGGATCTGAATCTGCAGTGCGGGCCAGTATGAGTGTTCTCTCATTCGCGTTGATCGTTTGTTGATCGACGTGTTCTTTTCACTGGCCGTTCTCGGCACTGGAGGAATTTATGTCGGACTATTCTGTTCAGCGTCCCCGACGCAGGGGTTTTACGCTGATCGAACTGCTTGTCGTTATTGCCATTATTGCGATTCTCATCGCACTGCTGCTCCCGGCCGTTCAACAGGCGCGTGAGGCGGCACGTCGCACGCAGTGCAAGAACAACCTGAAGCAGTTCGGGTTGGCCTTCCACAACTACCACGATACGCACGGTGTGTTCCCCTACGCGAGCACGTTCTCCGACGGTCCTTCCGGGGCCGACCAGGGAGAAAACTATCTGCGGGCGAATCACAAGAGCATGTGGTTCGGCATGATCCTGCCGTTTGCCGATCAGGCTCCGTTCTACAATCAGCTCGGTGATGCGAGCCCGAACGACGCTGCCAGCGGCAACCGCGACCGGATTGCCAATCACTTCTTCCAGTTCGCCACCTGCCCCAGCAACCCGTACGCGACGTCGGGCAAGCGGATCGACGGCGCGAACTTCGCCGACGTCTCGGTCGCCGTGCAGGCTGGCTTCTACCGTCCCAGCGGCGGCCCGTCGCGAAACGATGCGGGCAACAAGGATTGCCAGCAGAATCCTGATTCGCAGACGCCCAACACTGCCGTGTTCTGCAGCAAGAACACCGGCGGCGTCGAAGGGGGCTGGCGTCGGCCGCACCGCAATCCTTCGGGAACCCGCGGCATGTTCGCCCGTGGTGTGACGAGCCTGCGGATGCGTGATGTGACCGACGGCTCCTCCAACACGATCATGCTGGGTGAGACCAAGCCGCACTACAACCCGTTCGGCTCGATCTGGGCCCTGAACGTCCCCGAGGCGATGTATCACCTGAAGATCAACAGCACGTTTCTCAAGGCGCGCGAAGACAACGGCACCGTCAGCTGGCCGGACGCTTCGGGCTACGCCAGCTACCACGAAGGAGGAGCCCAGTTCCTGCTCGTGGATGGGTCCGTGCACTTTCTCTCCGAGAACATCGACTACGAGACGTACTGCAATCTCGGCGACCGCTTCGATGGTCAGGCGCTCGGCGACTTCTGAGCATGACGCGTTACCGGAAGACAGAGAGTCCTGAAACCATGAAATCTGTTTTGTCAGTTGCGTTGATCGCCGTTCTCGCCGTGTCGGTTTCCGGATGCGGCGGTGGCAGCGATGGTCGCGTTACCGCCAGCGGCACCGTGTCGCTGGATGGGCAGCCGCTGCCCGACGGATCGGTGACGTTCTTCGACGAGAACGGTGGTTCGGCTGGCGTCGGCATCATCGACAACGGGACGTTCACCGTCAGCGAGGCTTCCTCGTCGGAGGGGATTCAGCCGGGCACCTACAAGGTGGCCGTGCAGTCCTGGGAATCGGAACCGGGTGCGGTCACCGAAGACGGCGAGATTATCGTCGAAGGAAAGTCCCGGATTCCTGAGAAGTACAACTCGTCCGAGACGTCCGGCCTGACCGCTGAAGTCGGAGAGGGCGAGAATCAGTTCGAGTTCGATCTCAAGTCGAGCTAGCCTCGCCACGATCGGGCGATGCCCTGATCGAGTGCGAAACCTGAACAGACCGCCCTGGCTGAGTCATCGGCCCGGGCGGTTTTTCTATTCTATCGCTCTCGCTGCGCCCGCTCGCGTCGCTCACGCATCTGCTTTCCGATGCGAAACGCCAGCGGGATCCAGATCGCTCCGTAGCCGATTGATGCCAGCGTCCCCAGTCCCGACCCGGCAACCGCCGCGCGGTCTTCTGCCCGTGCACCGGGAATCGGATGCTCCATGATGTACCAGATCAGCCCTGCGCCAGCGGCAACGACGAGGACCGACCAGGTGGCCGTGAGAATCAGAGCGAGCTTGAGTGACATCTGCGGCGAACTCCGGGAGGACATGACGACACAGCTTCACGGATGGAACCGATTTGACCCGGAATGGCCTCGCATGGCAATCTGGAGGGAGACGGGATGCCGTAGTCCTTACCGGCGGAGGGGCAGCAGGATGTCCGACCGTTTCGAGCTGATCGACGAGTTCCGCATTACCGTGGCAGTTCACGAGCAGATTCGCGACCTGCTGGAAGAGTGCTTTCCGGAATCCAGTTTCACCTCGACGCGAACGTGGCTGAAGCAGCTTCCACCGCGGCGACTCCTCGTCTGGGAGGAGGGTGAACTCGTCGCGCAGCTGGGCGTCGAGCACCGGGTCGTGCGGCTGCCGGATGGTCCGGGTACGGTCCTGGGCGCCATCGATCTCTGTGTTCGCGGAGCGTGCCGGGGTGTCGGGCTCGCCTCGTCGATGCTGCAGTGGCTGTTGGAACTGGGCCGCACGCACGGCATCGACTTCGTGATTCTCTTTGCCGCAGACGGACGTTTGTATGCGCGGAACGGTTTTTGTCGGCCCGGAACGCGCGTGCGGTGGCTGAAGATTCACGAACTGGACGGTTTCGGCATCGGTGACGACGTACTCGATGAACTGATGGTGTGCGAACTCGGGCCGCGCCGGTGGCCGGATGGCCCGGAGGCGACGGTCGATCTGCTGGGGTACCAGTTCTGAGCGTGCCCCCTGCGGACCGCGGGTGCCATGCTCGCCCGTTCGAGGCGAGCATGCGTGACACCCATGGAAGCCGCGTGCCTTCGGGAGAGTTCCAATCAGCCCTGCCGGGCGACGTAGTACGTGTTCATGATGTCATGATCGAGGTGGTGCAGGGCAATCTCGCCGAAGCCCGCATCGCGGAGCATCTCCTGGGCCAGTTCTTCGCCCCAGCAGGTTCCCAGTCCGGCTCCGTCATTCGCCAGCGAGACCGACATGCAGTGCATGCAGGAGATCGTGTACAGCAACGGCGCGATCGGACTCTCGAGGTTTTCGTGCAGATGGCTTGAGGCGGCGATGTCCTGCATGAGGAACACGCCGTCCCGACGCAAAGCCTGCCTGATGCCGGCGAGAACGGCAGCCGGATCGATCTGATCGTGAATCGCATCGAACGCCGTGATCAGGTCGAAGCGGACCGTCTCGCCGAGCTGTGCCGCGTCGCGAACGATGAATTCGGTGTTGGTCAGACCTCGGTCGCGCGCGAGCTGCCGCCCCATCTCGATCGCTTCTTCCGAGAAGTCGACACCGACAAAACGGCTGCTGGGAAACGTCTCGGCAAGCAGGTTGAGGGCCCGGCCGGCACCGCAGCCGACATCCATCACGTCGATTCCCTCCTGCAGGCGATCCCCCAGGTCCGGGACGAGCGGCAGGATGTGATCGTGCAGGGCCGCGACGACGGTCTGGGCACTCTCCTCGGCCATCACCTCGTGGAACCGCGAGTAATGGCTGTAGTGTACGCCGCCGCCGTTGTGGAAGCAGTCGACAATCCT
This region includes:
- a CDS encoding carboxypeptidase regulatory-like domain-containing protein → MTSCRKGQFMMRSTLLSILCCGLFTPVVIAQSAPDDAVTITGRVLSADGTPVPDTTVRLNLHRDIGVVEATTDAEGRFTFSRPWDELRGRVLQVSVNDSRLQSVYEIPWQEQDWTGERIDLTLQPARRIEIEAVDGDGTPVSGARAGVICRPGPATTGVTGEDGRFVSWLAAQQNVRSVYAFASGEGFDYRSYELTVAQRQDPNAKPPELPNGPIRLTLDGVHPVTVQVVDDDGKPMDGVPIYPWILRRGTNSASINLSYVAGEVTQPTDAAGNATFEWLPAWQERPVTFWPHIDGYVRRRGSYDPNGGGGELTIRLQRLVPMRGRVVHANGEPAAGAIISVVGRGYDVDGLRKVTTTDAEGRYEIAVAPDMIYLVTARNEKERLAAAPQTGFAVRPGEPVDGIDFTLQPATRVHGRVMLGRNHEGVKDQQIVLYLHGTELSDIPGLTLPNPEEYRTRVMPQQALFMRTDSDGIYTFWVGPGRYSLRGPVQVSSGNGIHEFEVTDEEELSFNFRMLRPPVGRLTGRVVMGDPPRPVPDARIEAVHRHPRVHGDLKYKVDGEGRFDFERQLVPMTLYARTEDGTFAGIVEIGPDEMAVTIPLQPTAAVRGRLVDGQTKQPVAGRNLVWGVQVFEGEKMRSPFRHCFGGGIQSAEDGTFTLFPLVVGQTYDLTGRYPSGNLRFLTEIHAEDGSLIDLGDVELKPEPEPYRPPTIEERIAQAFAKDADEQLASARRDIPLTMQNLLVLFGDPTGDAVRQFYELRYDSSNRDMRTATYEYRIVAVSAAGDQRAKADDVAKSLGVNLDDGRAAFFGCVVDPDGSLLATVEAAELSTEGEMDAAKVLGFLEAHRPPRRNAHELLEQALATAKAENRRVIIQETATWCGPCIALSRFLDEHREVWEKDYLWIKLDHRWEGSREIADRLRDGASGGIPWWAILDADGEKLVTSNKDDGDNIGNPSSPSGQAHFRIMLNKTAIRMTEEEIDGLIEALRER
- a CDS encoding DUF1559 family PulG-like putative transporter; translated protein: MRTHSRSCSRQRGFTLIELLVVIAIIAILIALLLPAVQQAREAARRSQCKNNLKQLGLALHNYHDIHRTFPPANVVGSAWINSCPEGQCGHWGWGAMILPLLDQGPTYSLLEVGDVPLPTATSDAVKLEAMRKSLAVFRCPSDVGPQTNGEHRLPTISGGNADCTSGGCVDTATSNYVAGNDSWNLDRDQWNGFMGRVNRLGSASNPSGKAATLKVSDILDGTSNTIAIGERAYRMGAATLRAGVIYGQNGDTGDHNRQGQVYTMAAGRWKMNDTCGNCGRGFSSMHEGGAHFLLADGSVQFLSENIDHNNADGTIDSTYERLIAVADQQPVGEF
- a CDS encoding transthyretin-like family protein; the protein is MSIRREILLWSTVLLLPLAVGCGGTSDQPELGEVTGVVTLDGEPLADARVVFSPVEGGQSSEATTDAQGKYALVYRGEQMGAKIGEHKVFVSTFEEAVLDDFGKPTGGREELVPEQYNRSSTLTVEVKPGDNEIPLDLNS
- a CDS encoding DUF1559 domain-containing protein; translation: MSDYSVQRPRRRGFTLIELLVVIAIIAILIALLLPAVQQAREAARRTQCKNNLKQFGLAFHNYHDTHGVFPYASTFSDGPSGADQGENYLRANHKSMWFGMILPFADQAPFYNQLGDASPNDAASGNRDRIANHFFQFATCPSNPYATSGKRIDGANFADVSVAVQAGFYRPSGGPSRNDAGNKDCQQNPDSQTPNTAVFCSKNTGGVEGGWRRPHRNPSGTRGMFARGVTSLRMRDVTDGSSNTIMLGETKPHYNPFGSIWALNVPEAMYHLKINSTFLKAREDNGTVSWPDASGYASYHEGGAQFLLVDGSVHFLSENIDYETYCNLGDRFDGQALGDF
- a CDS encoding GNAT family N-acetyltransferase gives rise to the protein MSDRFELIDEFRITVAVHEQIRDLLEECFPESSFTSTRTWLKQLPPRRLLVWEEGELVAQLGVEHRVVRLPDGPGTVLGAIDLCVRGACRGVGLASSMLQWLLELGRTHGIDFVILFAADGRLYARNGFCRPGTRVRWLKIHELDGFGIGDDVLDELMVCELGPRRWPDGPEATVDLLGYQF
- a CDS encoding class I SAM-dependent methyltransferase, translated to MATIHDTQVAPQDVEAFGNRLLEMMTGASLAMMISIGHRTGLFDVLAGESPLTSYQTADKAGLNERYVREWLGAMVTGRVIDYDSETQTYQLPDAHAALLTRAATPENMAATMQWFAVLGQVEDRIVDCFHNGGGVHYSHYSRFHEVMAEESAQTVVAALHDHILPLVPDLGDRLQEGIDVMDVGCGAGRALNLLAETFPSSRFVGVDFSEEAIEMGRQLARDRGLTNTEFIVRDAAQLGETVRFDLITAFDAIHDQIDPAAVLAGIRQALRRDGVFLMQDIAASSHLHENLESPIAPLLYTISCMHCMSVSLANDGAGLGTCWGEELAQEMLRDAGFGEIALHHLDHDIMNTYYVARQG